A window of Solanum stenotomum isolate F172 chromosome 9, ASM1918654v1, whole genome shotgun sequence genomic DNA:
agaactatagtgatgatcCAGCGTTTTACCTCACGCTATCGAGGCccatcttataccttgccgtgatatagaaagctaactcactaagtggatccactagtctatgcaaaaaggattcatctaaaaagtatgacccttttttacccatgatggctatatggtttatggagagttgagttaatgtgaactcgcatccccatatcgatgctcaatactactcctaaaaatataatatgctcttatgtttaaaaacatacttcttttgtgatttgagattactgctcaaaaacttagctcaaaggctatcttggaaatcaaagtttcccctcttgcttaattatgaaagcatttactcttttctgaaaactagcccaaaggctctttagaaatctcagtttccgctcttatttaaatgtgtaaaacattttaaatctttttgggaaatacttagtccccatatgtttctttaaagaaaataacttcaactttactctttactgaactcaaaacttaagtcttaaaacaaaagttaaaacgtttgtaaaaaacttatgaaaacttgaaataaacttctcttacttgactcttgacttctcttgactttgatcttaactgttCTTCACTTGATTCTTAACTGatctttgaattgaattatggattcaaggcttaagatttgtgattggaaagatctcatgttgtttaggaatgattctagatagctaaacatgagaaaagactgaaaaatcaatatttgaaggtgggtccgcgacgcggaggcataattaaattttggttccGAAAACATCTTTCAAGGCAGAACACCTCGTGTCAGCTCCGCGACGTGAAGCTGAAATGTTCAAATCTGGGCACTAGGCGCGTGACGCGCGGCCACTCTCTGATTTCgtccgacgaaatttcttcttcattttccagccccaattcaGCCAAAACTcagttctttttctcaaattacttTTAGATACAAATACCCAGCAAAAGTACTTAAGAACCTAACTTGAAACGACTCTATAATGCGACGTAACGAACTCAGAAACTTTTCAAttcatcccaattcaagaacaacattcaaattcaagaattcatgtcaagaacatcaactttcaaactcttttaggatgaatttcagtgaactaaacatgtttggcgaatgggtgaatgaacccaacgctatgagagactcacatacctccaacgctatgagagactcacataccttgtagggatcatcCCCCCCCCCTTCCACAAGTTAAACTTTGACGATCTTGgcgattcttcttcttttctcttctctcaaaaccctaaccctttttccaaaagcgtaaactgatctaattcagCTTAGGCCCCtaattaattgtaaaaaaatgaattaaaataaaagggtaaggaaaagaccaaactaccctttaaaaatctggattggactttccttatttcaacagcccaacttccaaaggggataactcactcatacgaactagGATTTAaacaaactcggcggcgttagaaagatcattccaagatctttccaacCATAACTGGAATTATACCTAACTCATCCCGATCTAGAAGGTATAGCCGTCTGAAAttaaccaaaaactcaacttttcttaccttaaccaaatttccagattttaattctttccgaaaatgactatttccaattataagcttcttcctagttatttcaaattgtgagatgttacacATATATTTAGGAATCTCGCTCACCTCCCTCCAATCTTGCATCACTCCCTATTTTAGTATATCTGGTAACAAGAATATATGTATCTAGGTGTATCTGACTTAAAATAtagtatgaaattattaatgagTAGACGCTTtgcaattatttcaaattataggGAGAATTAGTAAATATGTTAGGAGTGTTTGTCTAATTAAGTAGTTTTTCCTTTATAATTAATTTCCTTATTTATATACACTAAAAAATAGAGCTATAGAATGGACCCGCCCAATCCATCCGGGCTAGCCCACACAGGCTTTAATTTGCGAGTTAGGCCAAGTTGACCAGTTATTTTGGCAGGCCAGCAAAAATCAAGCCCAACCCATCACAAGGTGCGTGGATTGCGGGTCATGCTGGGccaactcattttcttttaaaagaagtgttaattttttataatcatttaatttaaatttaagttttaaatattaatataaatatctatAAGATAATACTATATTGTGTTGTTATGTAAATATCTTGGGTACAATCATATAAGGAAATGATCTTATTGGACATAAAATCTATGTGAACTAAATAACTTTTGACATGATACCATTCAAATCAAGAGATATTAGTAAGCAAACTAAACAATTGACGAATAACAATATAACtaactaaatagaaatattaacttgttatatttatatatgatggTTTAAGTAGACTTTGTGTTTGAATTCCTCTTGTTtacttactttaatatttttatttgatctaCAGATAGGTTGGACTCACATTGCTCAAGTCCCACATGCCAACAGACTTATTCGAAGCGGGCTAAAAAGATATGTTTTTAAATGGGCTTTAAAACTTTTACCCCAATCTTATAAAATCATGAGTTGGATtaggcctagcccatattgacagctttactaaaaaaaattattttttttaatggtcAGTAGTTATGCATTCTTAATTACTTTCTTAGGAGAAaatattcataaatcaaatgTAGAAAATTTTCAATCACCTTATTTTTAAATGCTACTCcctccatttatttttatttgtcatgttgtactttttgaaagtcaatttgactaattttcaaagttaaattagattacattaatttgatattcttaacaaaaaaaattaatattcaaaaactatatggaaagtactataaattgcaatttttgcatatcaatatgctgaaaaaaatacatcattaatgttagtcaaagtttttatagtttaactctaaaaaggaaaattatgacaattaaaagtgaacggaggtAGTACGTACCAAACTTTCAATCTAGATACCAAGAcaataaatttcttttaaagTAATCATTGACTCTAATTAATCTCCTAGATTCCATTTTTGCTATAAATATGTCCCAACAATTCTGAAATTTCATAAGCAATTAGCAAAAAGTATTAGAGTATAATTATTAAGTCATGGCTGCAAATCTTTCCCTTTGGATTATCACTATAGTTTTTTGCTCACATTTGGTTACATTTTCTTCTTGTCAACCAAGTGGTTTTTCACTAGCTGTTGCAACTTTTTATACAGATTCTGGAAgtggtaatatatatatatctttgttTTTCCATAAAATACAATCTTATAAGGTCGTTTGCCTTATTGGTGAAGGCTTGATTCCCcatatatatttgatttgttgtaGGTGGAGCGTGTGGGCTAGAAGATGACGTGGCAAGATCTCCTTACAATTCTATGATCACGGCAGGGAATCAAGCTCTTTTTAAGCAAGGTGTTGGATGTGGTGCATGCTATCAGGTATATATAACGAATCCCCTTTTTTTcaattaacatatatatagatatatatatatatatataactcggTGATTTTATCATTTGTCTGACGAACATGACATCAATGTAGGTGTTTTGCAACCAAACCCAGAATTCACATTGTTCAGGAAATCCGATAACAGTAACGCTTACTGATGAGTGTCCTGGAACATGCAATGATGATCCAGTTCACTTTGATTTAAGTGGAATAGCATTCGCAAAATTGGCAAAATCTGGTGAAGAAGGAGAACTACATAAAGCAGGAAGAAttcccattttttttaaaaggtatATAGTCAGTCAGTTGACAACAACTAAATTACTTATTAGTCGTTCTCTAATTTGGAATTCACATTAATATTATTACAGGGTACCATGCAATTACAACAGAAATATATTGTTCAAGGTAGATAAAGGATCGAACCCTAATTTTTTCGCGGTTGTATCTGAAGCAGTAGACGGCGATGGTGATCTATCTTTAGTTGAAATACAAACAGGAGGGACGAATACATGGAAATCTATGAATAGAATGATTGGATCAACTTGGAGTGTTGGCATAGAACCAAATACACAAAAACCTCCATTTTCTCTAAAACTTACTTCTGGAACAAAGCAAACTGTCACTGCCCTAAATGTCATTCCAGATGGTTGGCAACCAACTAAAGTTTACGATTCAAATGTTAATTTTCCCACTAAATTATAGTGTGAAActacaaagcaaaaaaaaaaattggatattACTCTAGCTATTTGTTTACCCTATCAAGTATGCATGATTATGAAAAGacataattaatttctttaattatttttcgtATGGTTTActttactttattttgtttgtaATGTGGTGgtcaaataaaaagtaaaagaagGGGACAACTAGGAAGACTCAACTCTCAAACCAAGGGTTTACTCTCATAAAAAAGTCTAAGATCATTTTTCCAACTTCACAATTGCGGTGACAAATCAACGTGGCAAGGTCTAAACGATACAAGCATGCACAAGAGAGTAATCTAATTTTCACCGCGCACATAACACATGAACTACTTAACATCTACATTTTTATATCTCAATTGAGTACAAGGCAATcatcttaaaaagaaataatggtTAGAACTCTCAACTCATAATTGATGAATTTGTAGGTTCAATTCTCATTGGATTTATGCAAATAGGGCAACCATAAAGTCATCAgataaataatcaaataaataaatcaaatttaaatgCAACTGTTGCTCCGCAACGATATGAACTCAATCTTCTCCTACCTACATATATATAATGGTTGTAGATCTTAAAAAAAGATGTGTATAAAACTGAATACCAAAGAAATCTCAAGAGAAATAAAAGATACACTAATAGTCATAAAGTAAAAACAAATGCGGTGTGCTTTCACGACAATGTTCATTTATATACACATACACTCGCCGTAATACCTCAAAATTTTGAAGTAAAGGTATGAACATTATCCATATGTGGTATCGATTCAAACCCGACAAATTTAAGTTGGAACTTGATGTAAAGGTCTAATAATAAGTGTGTAAAGGATATTGGATGTGAACAAGGGTCATAAGGGACTCCTAGTGTATGAAGAGTTTTTGTGGCCTAATACCAAGAAAATGAAAGGTCGGGAAGTCTTCTATCCAACGCATTCAACTGTTCATAAATCCAAGCTTTATGCTAAAAGTTATGTCCATTTTACTATGTACTACATATTCTGCGTGATCCGCCGCATGAAGTAGATGTCTGCTGCATGAAGTAGTTTTAAGTTGCGTGACCGCTCACGtttcttcaaaattcttctagttttctcttcttttcacaTTCtaggaggggtatttttgtcttttcctcaTCCCATAACCCCAACCCCATGAATATATTAACTTCTCCAAAAGCCTAAGTCAATCAAATTTCATAAGATACgacaatttcatcaagaacttcaTAGAAGGGTTTCTCAAGTTCAAGCTATAAAAGATCCAAGTCCAAAGATTTTCTctaagaatttttaaaatttagcaAGGTTTCTCATTCCAGGTATGTGAAATTTCATTGATGGATATCTTTTCATCCATCAATCCCAAAGAAAACATTATTCTTCGATTAATCTTAagtttgaaaaaggtagaatttcttgaaaatcttaagtttttaattcatccacttcataattaataggggtaaaatggtaaactcactatgtcaataattatttcttaattggtgtgtcaattcaaaagtggacaagtaattagggacagaggaaatatataaatgtattcGGAGCAATTTACCACATttccgctcaacgatgtagctATAAGGCCAATCTAGATAGATAATTATACGGCTCGAATAACCTGAATTATCAATCATGTGATTCAATAATTTGGTAAATATCCTAATCGTGCGGCATTGCTTATAACTCGTGCAACATTACTATTAAATCCATAATGGATTCGATCAAGTTAAGTGAGATAAGCAAACTTGATTTCGTTCCAAAATGTCTGAATTTATAATTCGAagatcaataaaataaaagtttttgtCGTTATAGAACATGGAATATACTATGCTAGTTTTCTCaacttttccttctctttttgcCAAGTACAAGTGGACTAAAACTATTTCGTCCAGCTTacctaattcttttttatttattttttctttgccCTCTTCCTCGACTGATTTTAGAGAAAACTATATTGTATATATGTCGGCAATCAAATTCTTTCATTGTCACTTCTCAAATTTAGTCAACAAATTGAGTCAATATATCACTATACATGTTCAATAAGTTAATAGTACATTGGAAAGTGAGATAATTAAAGCGAAATAAcatgaaaaagaacaaaacactccaaattattttttgtataatctCACTAAAAAGGCACCTTATTTCtattagagaaaagacataaagtaattattgaggttgtcccgaattttcaaaaagacattttaattttgtgggtgtcctattaccccattGAACTACTTCAAAATAGTATGTATACCCCATTTTTCACCCAATACcacttttacaaaaatatttataagtcgcgtgttaaaagtaattttaaattatttttatttaatttcattgctttttttttgctttttctctttcttcttccccTCAACTTGTGTTCTTCAAGTAGCCCTTCCTTCATCATCGCTGCAACAATCATCAATCCCGCTGTGGGGGACTGATTTCGCAGTAACACTAGCAATTATTGGTTAAACTATcaccaattaatttatttatgaaaataaacaccgtcaaataatcaaaattcaaatactcAAAATATCACCAagtcaaaatctgaaatttaaATCACCTTCTCCAACTTCTTACTTCCAAATCAAGTTTTCCATAGTTTCATTGCTCCAAAATCCCAATCTTGATTTGTAGGAGGAAAAAATTACTAAACTAATttgttattcaaaaaaaaataagaatgaacacaacaacattagttttttaaaaaaaacaatgaccataaaacgaaaaagaaaaaaaggaaaaaaaatgaaggaagaCATGGAAGCCCCAAGAAATATGGATAAGTTAGTGATGGTACGGAAGATgagaaaaaagatttaaaaaataaaaactattcctaataaaggtaaaaaaatcaatacatGGATTTTTATGGGGGGTTTTCAAAATAAGTCAAATTGGGATTGTCAAAAGTACGTTGATCTTGCTATGGAAAAAACCATGAAATTAattaagagaaaagacataaaatgatATCTGAAGTTGtttcgaattttcaaaaagacaccttaactatgCGGGCGtgctattaccccacaaaagtaTTAAATATCGTTGTAAAGTGACCATTTAAACCCATTTTCTCCCTATGTTTACATTCACACAGATGATGCGCGTggatgtgaatttttttttcaaaaacaaatgaaaaggCTCCACGTGTCATTTTCTTCTCtattatttaattacttttttttaaatacttcaTCTTCCCCAATTCTTTCAAAAAGATCAATGGTTGAAGGTTTAaactaaaaaacataaaaaataaaaattatcttcTCTTGAATGAAATCAACCCAAAAAGATAAGAACTTTCTATCTTCTTGTTAATTTCAGTCGTCGagatttaatttctttaaaatttgagaAAGCAAGTTATCTTTTGTGATTagattttgaggaaaaacaTTCCTATAATGTCAAATACAAATCTTGAATCATATTTGTAATGATGAGAATGAATCGACGTTGTGTGTGATGCGATGCAAACATGAAAACTTACTTTTAGTGCAAATTTTGGTCAAagcaaatttttttatgtcttttctcatttttaaaagcttctatttttttttagaatttcgTTCCATGAGATTGGTGAGTCTGGAGCATTATTTCATTATGAAAAAATGCCACAAATTAAATCCTAGCAAAATCTCAACCCCCAAAACTTAAAGAAGTTCAACTCTTCATAACAATAG
This region includes:
- the LOC125877119 gene encoding putative expansin-B14 codes for the protein MAANLSLWIITIVFCSHLVTFSSCQPSGFSLAVATFYTDSGSGGACGLEDDVARSPYNSMITAGNQALFKQGVGCGACYQVFCNQTQNSHCSGNPITVTLTDECPGTCNDDPVHFDLSGIAFAKLAKSGEEGELHKAGRIPIFFKRVPCNYNRNILFKVDKGSNPNFFAVVSEAVDGDGDLSLVEIQTGGTNTWKSMNRMIGSTWSVGIEPNTQKPPFSLKLTSGTKQTVTALNVIPDGWQPTKVYDSNVNFPTKL